The following proteins come from a genomic window of Dreissena polymorpha isolate Duluth1 chromosome 1, UMN_Dpol_1.0, whole genome shotgun sequence:
- the LOC127840696 gene encoding ADP-ribosylation factor-like protein 1 isoform X2: MGKVVPTIPTIGFNVETVQYKNLKFQVWDLGGQTSIRPYWRCYYSNTDAIIYVVDSMDRDRIGISKQELFSMLEEDELKKAVLVVFANKQDIEGAMTVSEVANALGLTNIKTNKYQIFKTSAIKGTGLDEAMEWLSNTLTQAK; encoded by the exons ATGGGAAAGGTGGTCCCAACAATACCAA CCATCGGATTTAATGTAGAAACAGTGCAGTATAAAAACCTGAAGTTCCAGGTATGGGACCTGGGAGGACAAACAAGCATCAG ACCTTACTGGCGGTGCTATTACTCCAACACAGATGCCATAATCTATGTAGTGGACAGCATGGATAGGGACAGAATTGGCATTTCTAAACAGGAACTTTTCTCCATGCTGGAG GAGGATGAGCTGAAGAAGGCTGTGCTGGTTGTGTTCGCCAACAAGCAGGATATAGAGGGCGCCATGACTGTGTCTGAGGTGGCTAACGCCCTTGGGCTCACCAATATCAAGACCAACAAGTACCAGATCTTCAAGACATCCGCTATCAAGGGTACTGGCTTGGATGAGGCCATGGAATG GTTGTCGAACACACTGACCCAAGCAAAGTGA
- the LOC127840696 gene encoding ADP-ribosylation factor-like protein 1 isoform X1 encodes MGGLLSYFSGLFGSKERRILILGLDGAGKTTILYRLQVGEVVTTIPTIGFNVETVQYKNLKFQVWDLGGQTSIRPYWRCYYSNTDAIIYVVDSMDRDRIGISKQELFSMLEEDELKKAVLVVFANKQDIEGAMTVSEVANALGLTNIKTNKYQIFKTSAIKGTGLDEAMEWLSNTLTQAK; translated from the exons GTGGTTTATTAAGTTACTTCTCAGGCCTGTTTGGAAGCAAGGAGAGAAGGATTCTTATACTGGGTTTAGATGGAGCAGGAAAGACAACCATCCTGTATCGTCTGCAGGTGGGAGAGGTGGTCACAACAATACCAA CCATCGGATTTAATGTAGAAACAGTGCAGTATAAAAACCTGAAGTTCCAGGTATGGGACCTGGGAGGACAAACAAGCATCAG ACCTTACTGGCGGTGCTATTACTCCAACACAGATGCCATAATCTATGTAGTGGACAGCATGGATAGGGACAGAATTGGCATTTCTAAACAGGAACTTTTCTCCATGCTGGAG GAGGATGAGCTGAAGAAGGCTGTGCTGGTTGTGTTCGCCAACAAGCAGGATATAGAGGGCGCCATGACTGTGTCTGAGGTGGCTAACGCCCTTGGGCTCACCAATATCAAGACCAACAAGTACCAGATCTTCAAGACATCCGCTATCAAGGGTACTGGCTTGGATGAGGCCATGGAATG GTTGTCGAACACACTGACCCAAGCAAAGTGA
- the LOC127840696 gene encoding ADP-ribosylation factor-like protein 1 isoform X3, which produces MVTTIPTIGFNVETVQYKNLKFQVWDLGGQTSIRPYWRCYYSNTDAIIYVVDSMDRDRIGISKQELFSMLEEDELKKAVLVVFANKQDIEGAMTVSEVANALGLTNIKTNKYQIFKTSAIKGTGLDEAMEWLSNTLTQAK; this is translated from the exons ATGGTCACAACAATACCAA CCATCGGATTTAATGTAGAAACAGTGCAGTATAAAAACCTGAAGTTCCAGGTATGGGACCTGGGAGGACAAACAAGCATCAG ACCTTACTGGCGGTGCTATTACTCCAACACAGATGCCATAATCTATGTAGTGGACAGCATGGATAGGGACAGAATTGGCATTTCTAAACAGGAACTTTTCTCCATGCTGGAG GAGGATGAGCTGAAGAAGGCTGTGCTGGTTGTGTTCGCCAACAAGCAGGATATAGAGGGCGCCATGACTGTGTCTGAGGTGGCTAACGCCCTTGGGCTCACCAATATCAAGACCAACAAGTACCAGATCTTCAAGACATCCGCTATCAAGGGTACTGGCTTGGATGAGGCCATGGAATG GTTGTCGAACACACTGACCCAAGCAAAGTGA